AGGGCTTGTCCTGATACATGATGACCGACTGCTGGCGTTTGTTATCCCAGCGGACGTTGACGATGGCCTCGTTCGTCATGTCCTTCTCCTTCTTTTTAGCCGCACCAGCGATGGGCGGAGTGATCTCCTTGTCGATCTTGGCCACCTGAGAGGAGGTGATCGACATGAAGAAGATGAGTAGTACGAGGAGAACGTCAATCATCGGAGCGATTTGAAACTCCGGTTCGCCTGATTCCATGCTGCCGCCGCCGCCGCCCAT
The Verrucomicrobiaceae bacterium DNA segment above includes these coding regions:
- a CDS encoding biopolymer transporter ExbD; this translates as MIDVLLVLLIFFMSITSSQVAKIDKEITPPIAGAAKKKEKDMTNEAIVNVRWDNKRQQSVIMYQDKPFAELDSLSDILRGYKEKVPTYRVIIRGDKALPAVEIQRVMAMVAQAGIDDISFSALNQ